The proteins below come from a single Ptychodera flava strain L36383 chromosome 6, AS_Pfla_20210202, whole genome shotgun sequence genomic window:
- the LOC139134998 gene encoding uncharacterized protein isoform X1, translating to MPASHDLLKPSCPRKSEMTWWSRHEPVKLPQGNTDHWSKMKTKCTTFQVNLQGDSLRNPYKTIINRYGANTNDLPGYTRSKSAPPAIVTFRYNEDGTVSRLSERSFHDQINARLSGHLPGSYAMKRPKARPRTAVVTTSFNERAKAGFKYWPMDRPKPTKFGRYGIGAACTVLGLGSACRT from the exons ATGCCGGCCAGCCACGACCTCTTAAAGCCGAGTTGTCCTCGCAAGTCTGA AATGACATGGTGGTCGAGGCACGAGCCTGTCAAACTCCCCCAAGGAAACACAGATCATTGGAGCAAGATGAAAACTAAG TGCACAACGTTCCAAGTTAATTTGCAAGGAGACTCGCTTCGTAATCCATACAAAA CAATAATAAACAGATACGGTGCCAACACAAATGACTTACCGGGATATACTAGGTCAAAGTCAGCTCCCCCGGCCATAGTTACGTTCAGGTACAACGAAGACGGGACAGTAAGTCGCCTGTCGGAGAGGTCGTTCCACGATCAAATAAATGCCAGGCTGAGCGGCCATCTGCCAGGCTCATACGCCATGAAGAGACCCAAGGCAAGACCTAGGACAGCCGTTGTTACCACGAGTTTCAACGAGAGAGCAAAAGCCGGCTTTAAATATTGGCCAATGGACAGACCCAAGCCAACGAAAT TTGGTCGCTACGGAATAGGTGCCGCCTGTACTGTCCTTGGATTGGGCAGTGCATGCAGGACATAA
- the LOC139134996 gene encoding uncharacterized protein produces MAGVLNDEVVLELIFRELDPRSLCQMEQVCHLWRDVAGSNRVWKEKVERLCRIRNMKPYLGRAEDWKTRYKQLTLGRLYPRVVPRAARPKTYEENLEALQPEPSSNFVELQVKKRTPIKEFIQSTTNRKYIIGNAYYMHTKSETIGLMKNILLRDKKTKQIYTGPAVRELLGLVRGRADWNIQPRSFDPRITDRFNIFVQSKSVGRMLVPRTQLLYKVS; encoded by the exons ATGGCGGGTGTTTTGAATGATGAAGTGGTTCTCGAGCTTATATTCAGAGAGTTGGACCCTCGCAGCCTATGTCAGATGGAGCAAGTGTGTCACTTGTGGCGGGACGTTGCAGGCAGTAATCGTGTGTGGAAAGAGAAAGTTGAGAGACTTTGtagaattagaaatatgaaACCTTACCTTGGCCGGGCTGAAGATTGGAAAACGCGGTACAAACAACTG ACTCTTGGCCGACTATATCCCAGAGTTGTTCCCCGTGCAGCGAGACCAAAGACCTATGAAGAAAATCTTGAAGCCTTGCAACCAGAGCCATCATCTAATTTTGTTGAACTTCAAGTGAAAAAAAGGACGCCCATTAAAGAATTTATCCAGTCGACAACAAACAGGAAGTACATTATTGGAAATGCCTACTATATGCACACTAAG AGTGAAACAATTGgacttatgaaaaatatattgctgCGGGATAAGAAGACAAAGCAAATAT ATACAGGGCCTGCTGTCAGAGAGCTACTAGGATTGGTGAGGGGAAGAG CCGATTGGAACATCCAGCCACGGAGCTTTGATCCGCGCATCACTGACAGATTCAACATATTTGTACAGAGCAAGTCTGTAGGCAGAATGCTGGTACCCAGAACACAGCTATTGTACAAAGTGTCTTGA
- the LOC139134998 gene encoding uncharacterized protein isoform X2 — translation MTLNVDGNAYQTRMTWWSRHEPVKLPQGNTDHWSKMKTKCTTFQVNLQGDSLRNPYKTIINRYGANTNDLPGYTRSKSAPPAIVTFRYNEDGTVSRLSERSFHDQINARLSGHLPGSYAMKRPKARPRTAVVTTSFNERAKAGFKYWPMDRPKPTKFGRYGIGAACTVLGLGSACRT, via the exons ATGACGTTAAACGTGGACGGAAACGCTTATCAAACTCG AATGACATGGTGGTCGAGGCACGAGCCTGTCAAACTCCCCCAAGGAAACACAGATCATTGGAGCAAGATGAAAACTAAG TGCACAACGTTCCAAGTTAATTTGCAAGGAGACTCGCTTCGTAATCCATACAAAA CAATAATAAACAGATACGGTGCCAACACAAATGACTTACCGGGATATACTAGGTCAAAGTCAGCTCCCCCGGCCATAGTTACGTTCAGGTACAACGAAGACGGGACAGTAAGTCGCCTGTCGGAGAGGTCGTTCCACGATCAAATAAATGCCAGGCTGAGCGGCCATCTGCCAGGCTCATACGCCATGAAGAGACCCAAGGCAAGACCTAGGACAGCCGTTGTTACCACGAGTTTCAACGAGAGAGCAAAAGCCGGCTTTAAATATTGGCCAATGGACAGACCCAAGCCAACGAAAT TTGGTCGCTACGGAATAGGTGCCGCCTGTACTGTCCTTGGATTGGGCAGTGCATGCAGGACATAA